Genomic segment of Salvia splendens isolate huo1 chromosome 12, SspV2, whole genome shotgun sequence:
AAGTCCCAACACGAATAATTCGAGTTTAAATATTGTTGATTCTCTAATGTACATGACTCCACAAGtactataatttcaaataagcTACTGAATTCACCTCGATTGATCTATCAATTAGTTTTGTGACAGAATAATGAGTTTGTTCGTCACATTAGCAACTGAATTAACCCGATAAAATTCACTGCAATTAAACTACCAAAACCACTAGACACTATGCATCGAGAATGTTCGAATCACCCATAGGTAAATAGGCAACCATTATCGATCATTTAAAACTCCAAAAACCACTAAAACCAAACGAAATATTAGAAATTCCATGAAATAGCGAAAATGGGAGTTAAACTGATATTTAACCACAATTAAACAACCAAAACCACTGAAATCAAAAAAGTAGAATTCCATGAAATAGCAAAAACAGTAAATATTGCAATTTAACCTAGCAAATAAGCaagtgaattaaaaaaaaattaataacaatGAGCTGGAAAAGAGTGAAGAGAGTGATGCTAACCTGCACGCCGGGGGAGGTTAACCCGAGGATCCGGATCTTCGCCCCGCCATCTCCGACGACCCGCAATTCAACCCGATCGTTCAGCGACGCGTCTCTCACCAAATCGGCCGCGTCCGCCTGCATCAAGCTGACCCGATCGACGACGATCACGACCTCGACGCGGCGCACGGTGTGCGCCGCCTGGTAGAATCCGGGGACGGCGCCGCGGCCGAGGGGGATGCCGCGGTACATGACGGTGAATCGCGACTCGCCGTACTTGATCCCGACCTTGTTGCCGTTGGATGCGGCGAACGCCAGCCGGATGTCGAGCGAGACGGCGGTCTGGCTGATGCCGACGTACTGGACGGCGACCTGCTGGAGGTCGAACTCCGGCTTTTTAGGCTTGAGCGCGAGGACGACGACGAGCGCGACGGCGAGGGCGAGGAGGGTGAGGAAggagaagaggaggaagaggcagcagcagcagccgcggagagaggcggaggaggagggggagggagggtagtggtggcggtggtggttgGAGGAGGAGGTCATTTTTTTAGGGATTGTGATGTGGTGAGGTTTTGATTTGGGGGAATTTGGGGAAAGGGGAAGCACCGCCCACGGCGGTGGGCGCTGCTTTTGCTACTTTTTTCGTTGTATCGAATGTGCGggctctctctctcctcttctcTACTCTCTCTGAGTTGCTTGCTTTTGGAGTGAGTGAGTTGCttttgaagagagagagaggatctTTGCGTGAAATGTGGAGAGAAGAAGCATGTGATGTGAGCGAATCGGTGTTTAGTTGAAAAGTGGAGTTACTATTAATTAAGCTTATCGCTTTAGTTATTAAGAGTATTAATCTCTTTATTATCCTAAGCTTATGTTGTTAGGCTAACTCGAATAAAGAACTTACTCTTGTGAATAAGCGTGAATTATGTTACCAAAAATTGAAGGCtcgccaaaaaaaaaaaacaagctaTTAGTTCTGGacgaaaaaaatatgttttcaaATGGAGTATAAGATAATTATTTATGTTTCATCGGTCATAACTCAtaaggagataatcaaataacCCCTTTCTTGAAtgatatacatataaaatttaTGCAAATTATCTTCATTAACGAAGAATAACTTTATTTTAGGCCATTTACTAAAATTAGTCTGaaactattttaatacttaAGTTGTTTCTATAATAAAGTAATTAATTTTCTATTAACAATATTATTGTCATTTTTTTACTCTCTTATTATGTcagttttatattaaaatatgtttACAACTAAAACTATATCTTGAAGACGGAgattatattattttaagaGTTACatagaaaaacataaaataagagatataggaaaatggagtatataaaagtttTACTTTAGAAATGAATGGTCTTGAGACaggttaaaaataaaattgtatcaATCGAGTacatattataataatttagagtcataataaatattttttactttCTTAATATGATTCAAACAATTTTAGAAGCATTTTAATATGATTTGCATTTACTTGAATTATAAGACAATATGATAGTAACTACAATGTCATAGTTAGATCACGGAGAATAAGAAACATTTCAACTAAATGGATTATAATTCATTTCAAGTCATTTGGAAATGCAAATACGAGTAGTAATTCATCAAAGTTCTGCATCTTCGGTATGTGACAAAAAATATTTGGAAACCAATACAGTGATTTATGACCAAACAATATGTTCCAATTTGCAAGTGCAAATACCAATGCAATTTATAGAAAACTCTAATGCAGAGAATGAAATCTAGAAATTTAGTACAATTACCTTTTAATTCTAAGTTTCATGGATGAAGCAATGTAGATAAAGAAACTGGATCCTAAGCACCAGATTATATCTGACCTAACATCGTAACAACATAAAACACCGAAGGCAAAATACGAAAACAAAATGAAAGCAAGCAGAAATTTTGGCGAGGATACCTACTCTTCCTTCTTTTCTACAGGCGGACTATTACCTGTGTCTAGTTTCTCCGTTTCATCAGCCCTTCGTCCATTATCATCGACACCCAGCACATCATCCATCAAATCATCCTCGGCAACATTTATATCTTCCacatcatcttcatcttcgtTATTACTTTGGCCAGGAATTATTCTAATCTTGGGACCAGGCTCGAGCTGATGGGTCTCCAGCTCTTTGTCCATTGTCTCCTGTAAGTTTGCCATAGTGTTATTCGGTCTTCTACCTTTCCTCCTGTTTTGCCACCTTTCCAGTTCATTGTCCACATTTGCAAGATGCTGCTCCAAAATCTGTTTCTGATATTGCGACAGTTCCTCTCTCCTAACAGATTTCCACTCTTGAAACATCTGAGACAAGGTACAGTAGAAATAAATGGTTCTTATGAATTTTTCATATACTTGACCACATATTGTTCATCAAGAAAGTTTGTATGTACTTCTACATAAAAGTAATAGAGTGTTTGAGGGCGAGCTTATATGCTTTTGAGAACAACGTATAACTTGTCAGTGCTTATAGCAACATTTTAGTGTTTGGCaaccatttttaaaaaatactaaccAAATGAAGTTATTAGGAGGGCTGCGTTTTTCAAACATTACTTTAAAATAAGTCATAACGCATAGGCATTCAAAAAAAAGCTTCCACAAACACGCTCTAGATCCAGTTTGAAGACTAATAGGGAAAGAGCTGCGTTTTTCAGTTAAACATGATTCTAGTTTAGCTGCATGGAGCAAGGTGAGATGAACTTACCTTTTCCTTCTGCTGCTCAGCTGAAGTTGCATCTTGATCCAGAGGTTTGGAAAACGAGTAATAGATGGGAGGTTCAGCCTTAGTCCTGAAAGATTCACAAGCACAAGAAATAGACAAGAAACGTCAGAAAcatattaaaatgaaattatgtGGGATGAACAAAAATCCAAAACAGAAATTTGGGTCATTTTGGGTCATTAAGCTGCACATAAACGAACACTTATCTTGAACTTGATGTCAATAAAATTGTGAATATGGACACTTTTGGACCGAAAATAGAAATAACCTGCACAATAGTAACAGTAAAGCATGTTAGAATTTTATGATTCTTAAAGCAAAATAAGCAACCAAGATTCATTCGGAAATAATATACCTTATGaaatttccaagttttttgtGGTGCTCACTCCACCGAAGAAACAGCAATTCCATATTCTTTTCCTGTGCTTTTGCAGCTATACGAGCTCTTAGAATCTGATAGAACAGGGAAAAGTGTGAAATGACAATAATCAGAAGTTGATCTCATGGAATGCAGCTGTTCAGTGGAGAACATAAGCCTTCATAGTATAAATAGCATACAGTGTCTGCACACAGATGGTCTAAGTAATATGTGAGTAACATACCAAATCTCTCTTCCGTTTTTCAGCAATCTGTTCACGCTCTTGTAGCCTGAGTTTTTCACTCTCTTCACGTGCGCGTTGCTCAGCCTACAAAAGAATATGAATTCTTAGTCAAATTTACGAGGAATAATATCTGGTTTCCAATACAAGCACATGCGTCTTATTTGAAGTTTTATGCAATTCTCAACAAGGATAGtgaacaaagaaaagaaaaaaaaaactcctaaTGTAGTATAGTCTGTAGAGGTGAAATAAATATCTGCAAGGTAGGTACCAGATgcttctttctttattttcttcaatTAACAGACATTCTtcaatacacaaaaaaataatacagtaACCTACTAAAAAGTGGTAGTAGGTTAACACATTTCATAATCCCTTTCCTTTCCCATGTAAAAGTGTTTGCTCACATTTGATTGGTAATAAACAAATACATCCAAGTCCAAGTGGTGCTTACAACTCAAGGGATCATTAGTGTCTTATCACTGTGTTAATTATATAAGAAAATATCCAATCTAAGCTAGTAACTATGTAAACCTCATGCACCCTAGTAATCTTACAATTATTTGCATGAAAGCAGACATAAAGCAAAAGGCAAAGGCAACAGTAACATCCATCTCACCCTTTTCAGAGAATCAGATCTCCTCATGTATGCCTCCGTGCCTGATCGTTGCACGTCCTCTTTCCTGAACCTCTGAAGGGGCATCAAACAATAGAATATTACAATTCAGGTATTAGTTACGTTAGCAtcctaattaatttttgaagAACGATGACAGAATACAGAGAATACAAACAAAGGCATCTATGGCTGTCATACTACGAAAAAAGATATTGCATCAACACTGTTGGTAGATCAAAACCAAATAACAAACTCTGGACTATATAAAAACTCCAGAGCAATACAACCAGAGAAGAGCAGAACAGAACTATGAGCAAGTAAAAACATGGAACACGTGCAACTCTTCAAGTAAACATGAAACGAAACATTACCGAGAGTAAGAAACAGAACCACCATACCTCTAACGTGCCAAGAAGCTGGCCAAGCATCCTCTTATTCCTACTCACCAGACTAGGGTCCTCATCCTTGGGCAACACCCTCGGCACGTGCTCAGCAGGAGGGATTTCAAAGTCCTAAACCATCACACCCAAGTGAACACCTTGGAAATTAACTACACACAACTAAGACTAGTTAAATCCACAAATTCAAACaaaaaagtagtactactagttCTAATATACCATTTTCGACGGAAACATTTAGCCGATTGTGAAACAGCGAAGGAAAGATAAATGGACAGCGACAGAGAGAGGTTGAGAAATTTACAGACCGAACAAAGCCACGCTGACGGCTGCCATTGGGGGCAAAATTGCGTGGTCCGGCACTCGTTAATCCACCGCGGCGGATGCCCCTGGGATCTCGTAGCCGCTCCGTGATC
This window contains:
- the LOC121759740 gene encoding uncharacterized protein LOC121759740; this translates as MTSSSNHHRHHYPPSPSSSASLRGCCCCLFLLFSFLTLLALAVALVVVLALKPKKPEFDLQQVAVQYVGISQTAVSLDIRLAFAASNGNKVGIKYGESRFTVMYRGIPLGRGAVPGFYQAAHTVRRVEVVIVVDRVSLMQADAADLVRDASLNDRVELRVVGDGGAKIRILGLTSPGVQVSVDCTIAISPRKQSLLYKQCGFDGLSV
- the LOC121759296 gene encoding pinin-like, with the translated sequence MASTVMAEKTEAELRKEIDELRRQQREITERLRDPRGIRRGGLTSAGPRNFAPNGSRQRGFVRSVNFSTSLCRCPFIFPSLFHNRLNVSVENGILELDFEIPPAEHVPRVLPKDEDPSLVSRNKRMLGQLLGTLERFRKEDVQRSGTEAYMRRSDSLKRAEQRAREESEKLRLQEREQIAEKRKRDLILRARIAAKAQEKNMELLFLRWSEHHKKLGNFIRTKAEPPIYYSFSKPLDQDATSAEQQKEKMFQEWKSVRREELSQYQKQILEQHLANVDNELERWQNRRKGRRPNNTMANLQETMDKELETHQLEPGPKIRIIPGQSNNEDEDDVEDINVAEDDLMDDVLGVDDNGRRADETEKLDTGNSPPVEKKEE